Proteins encoded together in one Candidatus Bathyarchaeia archaeon window:
- a CDS encoding ribonuclease III family protein: protein MTAVRGDKLKLRGFPESPRGLLDIISDKGLARLGDSYLNFLYSMALSEAGGKPTGARIKDRTLVDVAKATGIRSMLPSRTPKGRVADSIEALIMYTWLRGVLKFEDMMEVFRKRLYDPVSSLEEIVREAVKRLT from the coding sequence ATGACCGCTGTGAGGGGGGATAAGTTAAAGCTTAGAGGGTTTCCGGAGTCCCCCAGAGGCCTCCTCGACATAATCTCAGATAAGGGGCTGGCTAGGCTGGGAGACTCCTACCTAAACTTTCTCTACTCTATGGCTTTGAGCGAAGCTGGAGGAAAGCCGACCGGCGCCCGCATAAAGGACAGAACATTGGTTGATGTGGCCAAGGCCACTGGAATCAGGTCTATGTTGCCGAGTAGAACCCCTAAAGGTCGGGTTGCGGATTCCATAGAGGCCCTCATTATGTACACTTGGCTTAGGGGAGTGTTGAAATTCGAAGACATGATGGAGGTTTTTAGAAAGAGGCTATACGATCCCGTTAGCTCATTGGAGGAGATTGTCAGAGAAGCCGTTAAAAGGTTAACGTGA
- a CDS encoding exosome complex RNA-binding protein Csl4, whose translation MIQTPNRVRFTVPGDRLAVIEECKPGPGTYEDSGFIYSNCVGVAHLDPVRKVVSVKEAKSPLLPKEGSTVIGFVKDAQERMAIISIFNIDGKIAPNPFTGVLHIHSSSPRYERSMNEVCKVGDVLKARVINVKNKIPELSSVGSDMGVIVAYCSRCGGTLIKRSNKLFCEVCGNAENRKTSSDYGEVLR comes from the coding sequence ATGATTCAAACCCCGAATAGAGTAAGGTTCACTGTTCCAGGTGACAGGTTAGCCGTTATCGAGGAATGTAAACCTGGCCCTGGAACCTATGAGGATTCAGGCTTCATATACTCTAACTGTGTCGGCGTCGCCCATCTAGACCCAGTGAGGAAGGTTGTGTCCGTGAAAGAGGCGAAATCCCCGCTTCTCCCAAAAGAAGGATCCACAGTCATCGGGTTTGTTAAAGACGCCCAGGAAAGAATGGCCATCATATCCATATTCAACATCGACGGTAAAATCGCCCCTAATCCCTTTACAGGCGTACTGCACATCCATAGTTCAAGCCCAAGATATGAGAGGTCTATGAACGAAGTATGTAAGGTAGGCGATGTCTTAAAAGCGAGGGTAATCAACGTGAAAAATAAAATTCCTGAGCTAAGCTCTGTGGGAAGCGATATGGGAGTTATCGTCGCCTACTGCTCCCGATGTGGAGGCACGTTGATCAAAAGATCTAATAAGCTATTCTGTGAAGTCTGTGGCAACGCGGAGAACAGGAAAACCTCCTCGGATTATGGAGAAGTTTTGAGGTGA
- a CDS encoding METTL5 family protein, whose translation MERLMKKKKLELLLQHLKPHPSPKPWLEQYTIPADAAVEVLFIAGVMHKDIVGKRVVELGCGTGRLALGAILMGASEVYGVDIDPEAVEEARRNQLQLGLNGNVHWIASDVECLRGKFDTAIQNPPFGVKRRGADRAFVKKALELAHVVYSLHKHGAKSIEFIKRMVEREGGRITGLFRLNLRIPWTFEFHRRKSYVVKVDLYRLERT comes from the coding sequence ATGGAGCGGTTGATGAAGAAGAAAAAACTGGAGCTCTTGTTACAACACCTTAAGCCTCACCCCTCTCCTAAGCCGTGGCTTGAACAATACACTATCCCCGCGGACGCCGCCGTCGAGGTGCTCTTCATAGCAGGCGTGATGCATAAGGATATTGTGGGGAAAAGGGTGGTGGAGCTGGGATGCGGAACCGGCAGGTTGGCGTTGGGGGCTATCCTCATGGGGGCCTCCGAGGTTTACGGCGTCGACATCGACCCGGAGGCGGTGGAGGAGGCGCGTCGGAATCAACTTCAATTAGGCTTAAACGGAAACGTGCATTGGATAGCCTCGGATGTAGAGTGTTTGAGAGGTAAATTCGACACCGCGATACAGAACCCTCCATTCGGCGTGAAAAGAAGGGGCGCTGACAGGGCTTTCGTAAAAAAGGCCTTAGAGTTAGCCCACGTCGTTTACTCCTTGCATAAGCATGGGGCTAAAAGCATAGAGTTTATTAAAAGGATGGTTGAAAGGGAGGGGGGAAGGATAACTGGCCTGTTCAGGCTGAACCTTCGAATCCCATGGACGTTCGAGTTCCACCGTAGGAAAAGCTATGTAGTTAAAGTGGATTTGTACAGGTTAGAGAGGACATGA
- a CDS encoding RpoL/Rpb11 RNA polymerase subunit family protein: MAILEEKGNVLKIEIRKEGHTLGGLLQHELLNDEHVEYAGYDVPHPLLDSMILQIRTVGRKPPRRALKEALRRLEGRLTQFAETFKKAEAAIG, translated from the coding sequence GTGGCTATTTTAGAGGAGAAGGGAAACGTGTTGAAAATTGAGATACGCAAGGAAGGTCATACTTTGGGAGGCCTCCTTCAACATGAATTGCTGAACGACGAACATGTGGAGTACGCTGGATACGACGTACCCCACCCACTTCTGGACTCGATGATCCTTCAAATAAGGACCGTGGGACGTAAACCCCCTAGAAGGGCTTTAAAGGAAGCTTTACGCAGGCTGGAAGGCAGGTTAACCCAATTCGCTGAAACCTTCAAGAAGGCTGAGGCTGCTATAGGCTAA
- the dph2 gene encoding diphthamide biosynthesis enzyme Dph2, whose protein sequence is MYDLNVNEAIEQIKARDAKRVIIQLPDGLKPLGFNLCREIEAKTGVEVYLTSDPCYGACDLAWEAMNLLQADLIIHCGHAQIPDLNNGRTIYLEARSNAPIEKPLKEALRMVEGVKVGLLATVQHIHLLEKASRILRELGKEVYIGRAGGKLKYDGQVLGCDYTAAMSIRRNVDFYLVIAGGVFHAVGVEAATGKPAIAVDPYIGRAVKVTERVEKLMKTRKALLGRMLEAKRIGILISLKPGQMRRNFAQRVKSKLEHEGKECVLIAGRDLTDLNLNSFTEVDLFINTACPRIAWDDGESFVKPILNAEEALTLLESKKDKV, encoded by the coding sequence ATGTACGATTTAAATGTTAATGAGGCGATTGAGCAAATAAAGGCCCGAGATGCGAAGAGGGTTATTATTCAACTTCCCGACGGACTGAAGCCGTTAGGGTTCAATTTATGTAGGGAGATAGAAGCGAAAACCGGTGTAGAAGTTTATTTAACGTCTGACCCATGCTATGGGGCGTGCGACTTAGCTTGGGAGGCTATGAACCTTCTTCAAGCGGACCTCATTATCCACTGTGGCCACGCGCAGATACCTGACTTAAACAATGGCCGGACAATCTACTTGGAAGCCAGGTCTAATGCGCCTATTGAGAAGCCGCTTAAAGAAGCGTTAAGGATGGTTGAAGGAGTAAAAGTGGGACTCCTGGCTACCGTTCAGCACATTCACCTGTTAGAGAAGGCTTCCCGGATCCTGAGGGAGCTGGGGAAGGAAGTGTACATTGGAAGGGCTGGGGGAAAGCTGAAGTATGATGGGCAGGTTTTAGGATGCGACTACACGGCGGCTATGTCGATTAGGAGGAATGTTGACTTCTACCTCGTCATCGCTGGAGGTGTTTTCCACGCGGTGGGAGTTGAGGCTGCGACCGGTAAGCCCGCAATAGCCGTCGACCCTTACATTGGAAGGGCTGTCAAGGTGACTGAAAGAGTCGAGAAGTTGATGAAAACTAGGAAGGCGCTTCTAGGAAGGATGCTGGAAGCCAAGAGAATAGGGATTTTAATAAGCTTAAAGCCAGGGCAGATGAGGAGAAACTTCGCCCAACGAGTTAAAAGCAAGCTTGAACATGAGGGAAAGGAATGTGTATTAATAGCGGGGAGAGATTTAACAGACTTAAACCTCAATTCATTCACCGAAGTCGACCTCTTCATCAACACCGCTTGTCCGAGAATCGCCTGGGATGACGGTGAAAGCTTCGTTAAACCCATCCTGAACGCCGAGGAGGCGTTAACCCTCCTAGAATCTAAAAAGGATAAGGTGTAG
- the pcn gene encoding proliferating cell nuclear antigen (pcna), translating into MGIRMFKIVFSDARMWKSLLTAISTLVDEATFNLLPEGLTLRSMDPSHVAMVDFKLPREAFKEYVSDGQVKVRISLSGMIKLLKRAKSEEILELTYDPESRKVHMTVLGAIKKAYTIPTLEVSEEEAPSPRLEFKSLVKLTSETLREVIEDTQEVSDNVSLETKEDRFIVSAATSLSSGRFEIERGSEALIDLVVKEPSKATFNLNYLLEMVKAGSGTSEISTIQFSTNMPLKLEFPLAENGCLSYYLAPRIEAE; encoded by the coding sequence ATGGGGATAAGGATGTTTAAAATCGTGTTTTCCGATGCGAGAATGTGGAAAAGCCTGCTGACGGCGATTTCCACATTGGTGGATGAAGCTACATTCAACCTCCTTCCCGAAGGATTGACGTTAAGGTCTATGGACCCCTCCCATGTAGCGATGGTTGACTTTAAGCTTCCCAGGGAGGCATTTAAGGAATATGTTTCAGATGGACAGGTGAAGGTGAGGATAAGCCTCAGCGGGATGATCAAGTTGTTGAAGAGGGCTAAAAGTGAAGAAATCTTAGAGCTAACATACGACCCCGAGTCCAGAAAGGTTCACATGACGGTGTTGGGGGCTATCAAGAAAGCCTACACGATTCCAACCTTAGAGGTCTCTGAGGAGGAAGCCCCATCCCCAAGACTGGAGTTCAAGTCCTTGGTTAAGCTCACCTCAGAAACATTAAGAGAGGTTATCGAAGACACTCAGGAGGTTAGTGACAACGTAAGCTTGGAGACAAAGGAGGATCGATTCATAGTCAGCGCCGCCACCAGTTTAAGCAGTGGCAGGTTTGAGATAGAAAGGGGAAGCGAGGCGTTAATCGACCTCGTAGTCAAGGAGCCTTCAAAAGCCACCTTCAACCTAAACTATCTCCTGGAGATGGTGAAGGCTGGATCCGGGACGTCGGAGATTTCTACAATCCAATTCTCAACCAACATGCCCTTAAAGCTTGAGTTCCCCTTAGCTGAAAACGGCTGCCTCTCATATTATTTGGCCCCGAGAATAGAAGCCGAATAG
- a CDS encoding TrmJ/YjtD family RNA methyltransferase translates to MVLRVVLIEPLYMANVGYVARSMKNFEIEELFIVGPKGNVESAKPYAAHAHEILEKAGIVERLDDALRGMDLVVGTTAKPAKSTRNILRICVTPREFAAHYAQHRGHVALLLGREDTGLRNREIERCDMLITIPANPSYPTLNISHAATVIFYELNLKRMAPLKTFLDRRLRERLMWEFHRIVEFSAIPVHRRKITETAFKNLVNRAWITRREATLIIGAFRRCLKVLR, encoded by the coding sequence ATGGTTTTAAGGGTCGTGCTTATTGAGCCACTCTATATGGCTAATGTCGGCTACGTGGCGAGGTCTATGAAGAACTTCGAGATTGAAGAACTTTTCATAGTAGGCCCTAAAGGTAACGTGGAATCGGCGAAGCCCTACGCGGCCCACGCACATGAAATATTGGAAAAAGCTGGGATCGTCGAGAGGCTTGACGATGCTTTAAGAGGCATGGACCTAGTGGTGGGAACAACGGCGAAACCAGCTAAGTCGACTCGAAACATTTTAAGGATATGTGTAACCCCCAGAGAATTCGCCGCTCATTACGCTCAACATAGAGGACACGTGGCATTGCTTCTAGGCAGAGAGGACACAGGGTTAAGGAACAGGGAGATTGAGCGTTGCGACATGTTAATCACGATCCCAGCGAATCCATCTTACCCAACTTTAAACATCTCCCACGCAGCCACGGTAATTTTCTATGAACTCAATCTGAAAAGGATGGCGCCGCTTAAAACATTCCTAGATAGGAGGCTTAGGGAAAGGCTGATGTGGGAATTTCATAGGATAGTAGAGTTCTCCGCGATTCCCGTTCATAGAAGGAAAATCACGGAAACCGCGTTTAAAAACCTTGTAAACAGAGCCTGGATCACGAGAAGGGAGGCGACGTTAATCATAGGGGCCTTCAGACGCTGCTTAAAAGTTTTACGCTGA
- a CDS encoding DUF99 family protein, translated as MKAQSRVVAFSDGRLGSTAPSRMLVGVVYRGNLLLEGVLKEKVSWNGSDSTEALIRCLAKSRYKPQVRLVLLDSPYFSGLNVVDLDEAHHDLGIPVAIVRSRPINIARLNMLFKSRLGKCSKPLSSFGNGFKVKIRKTRLYVYCKGLSRSELIRTLHHCADEVGTVTALKSARIIAAAFNRYLSATKRLN; from the coding sequence ATGAAGGCTCAGAGCAGGGTTGTGGCGTTCAGCGACGGCCGTTTGGGGTCAACGGCTCCCAGTAGGATGTTAGTTGGAGTGGTTTACAGGGGGAATCTCCTGCTGGAAGGCGTTTTAAAGGAAAAAGTAAGTTGGAATGGATCCGACTCAACGGAGGCGTTAATCAGATGCTTAGCGAAATCGCGTTATAAGCCTCAAGTAAGACTCGTTCTCTTGGACTCGCCCTATTTCTCCGGCCTCAACGTCGTAGATCTGGATGAAGCGCACCATGATCTTGGGATTCCCGTTGCCATTGTGCGCAGCAGACCCATTAACATAGCACGGTTAAACATGTTGTTTAAAAGCCGACTCGGAAAATGCTCAAAGCCCTTATCTTCATTTGGAAATGGATTCAAGGTGAAAATCAGGAAGACGAGGCTCTATGTTTACTGTAAGGGGTTAAGTAGATCTGAGTTAATTAGGACTTTACATCACTGCGCGGATGAGGTGGGCACGGTGACCGCGCTTAAATCAGCTCGAATCATCGCGGCCGCGTTCAACAGGTATCTAAGCGCAACAAAAAGATTAAATTAG
- the rsmA gene encoding 16S rRNA (adenine(1518)-N(6)/adenine(1519)-N(6))-dimethyltransferase RsmA encodes MNRRKRLGQHFLIDLNVIEFIVETAELNRKDAVLEVGPGYGSLTRLLAVKSGLVIAVEKDPRLYHILSAKMDGFQNVRLIEGDVFKVALPNFNKVVSSLPYSVSTKFLKWLLRKDFESAILVLQREFAQKLVSQPGSKSYCKIMPLIRREMDVEVVKHVPSKAFKPPPRVDSCIVKITRKTHALNLDFQKFYEKMLNYLFSVKRKLAAPSVTRFALEIGLKGFHPPVGVKRVYELRVEELEQIANSLYRLRCRREIDLDE; translated from the coding sequence ATGAACCGAAGGAAAAGGCTGGGTCAACATTTCTTAATCGACTTGAACGTCATAGAGTTCATCGTCGAAACCGCTGAGCTAAACAGAAAAGACGCGGTCTTGGAGGTTGGCCCAGGCTATGGGAGCCTAACACGCCTTCTAGCTGTAAAATCAGGGCTAGTGATCGCGGTTGAAAAGGATCCAAGGCTTTATCACATCCTCTCGGCGAAGATGGATGGATTCCAAAACGTCCGTTTGATAGAGGGTGACGTTTTTAAAGTCGCTCTTCCAAATTTTAATAAGGTGGTGTCAAGCCTACCTTACAGTGTTTCCACAAAGTTTCTTAAATGGCTTTTAAGAAAGGATTTCGAATCAGCCATACTGGTGTTGCAAAGGGAGTTCGCCCAAAAGCTCGTTTCTCAGCCTGGTTCAAAATCGTACTGTAAAATAATGCCCTTGATAAGGAGGGAAATGGATGTGGAAGTCGTTAAACACGTTCCATCAAAGGCTTTCAAACCTCCACCACGAGTTGATTCTTGCATAGTTAAAATAACGAGAAAAACCCACGCCCTCAACCTCGATTTCCAGAAGTTCTATGAAAAAATGTTAAATTATCTTTTTTCGGTGAAGAGAAAGCTCGCCGCGCCATCGGTTACTAGGTTCGCTTTGGAAATCGGGTTAAAGGGCTTTCACCCACCGGTAGGCGTTAAAAGAGTTTATGAGCTTAGGGTTGAAGAATTAGAGCAAATCGCTAACAGCCTCTATAGGCTTAGGTGTCGACGCGAAATCGATTTAGATGAATGA
- the ppsA gene encoding phosphoenolpyruvate synthase, whose product MSNKKYVVWFDEIGKEDVPLVGGKSASLGEMIRRTNVPVPYGFATTAQAYKRFLEEAELTQSIDEALKKLKDPNDTSTLQEIGEYVRKLVYESKMPSELERAIKDAYMKLGERVGEKNPFVAIRSSATAEDLPDASFAGQQETYLNVSGAEEVVDKVKKCYASLFTDRAIFYRIQKGFDHLSVALSAAVQLMVYSKASGVMFTLNVSNGDESEVLIEAGYGLGEYVVQGTVTPDEYYVRKEDLKIVDKVIPRKTRQLVRSPDGGVEEKPVPRELQDKQVLTDEQIRELAKYAVAIEKHYARHMDIEWALDERGDKLWILQARPETVWSVKEPEAKAATATDRRVIVKGLPASPGLAAGKAHVIRSVQEINEFKPGEILVTEMTAPDWVPAMRKAKAIITNSGGMTCHAAIVSRELGIPCIVGTASKGTPGTETIKNMMDITVDATNGVVYEGILEEVAVTPKVEARSTVSPSIVESYPVTGTKILVNLGEPEIAEKVSKLPCDGVGLMREEFIWASEIGEHPLYLIETGQPEKVVDKLSEGIRRVCQAMNPRPVVLRFSDFKSSEYRELKGGEKYEPEEPSSLLGWRGASRYYHPRYKEAFKLEVKAVKKVRDEYGLKNLWVMIPFVRTVEEASRVLEILREEGLERGPDFKVWLMAEIPSNVILADKFNKFVDGYSIGSNDYTMLVLGCDRDNAEVGSIFDERDLAVKRSIKHLIDVAHRDGKTVSICGQAPSVHGPDFIRFLVESGIDSISVNPDAVVQVRKWVASIEQRLLLEKALGRGVREDPDLEWNPN is encoded by the coding sequence ATGTCGAATAAGAAATACGTAGTGTGGTTTGATGAGATAGGGAAAGAGGATGTCCCTCTTGTCGGAGGTAAATCAGCTAGCTTGGGGGAGATGATTAGGCGGACGAACGTGCCGGTTCCTTATGGTTTCGCCACCACGGCCCAAGCGTATAAACGTTTCCTCGAAGAAGCTGAATTGACCCAAAGTATTGACGAAGCGTTAAAAAAGCTTAAGGATCCCAATGACACCTCGACCCTTCAGGAAATAGGGGAATATGTTAGGAAGCTGGTTTACGAATCCAAAATGCCATCCGAGTTAGAGCGGGCGATAAAGGACGCTTATATGAAGCTGGGAGAAAGGGTTGGAGAGAAAAACCCCTTCGTGGCGATCAGGTCCTCCGCCACGGCTGAAGACCTACCGGACGCCAGCTTCGCCGGGCAACAGGAAACATACCTGAATGTTTCAGGCGCAGAGGAGGTCGTGGACAAGGTAAAGAAGTGCTACGCAAGCCTCTTCACCGATAGGGCGATTTTCTACAGGATTCAGAAGGGTTTTGACCACCTATCCGTCGCGCTTTCAGCCGCGGTTCAACTCATGGTTTACTCAAAAGCCTCAGGGGTAATGTTCACGTTAAACGTGTCCAATGGTGATGAAAGCGAGGTATTGATCGAAGCTGGGTACGGCCTCGGGGAATATGTGGTTCAGGGAACAGTTACCCCAGATGAGTATTACGTGAGAAAAGAGGATCTAAAGATAGTTGATAAGGTGATCCCGAGGAAAACGAGGCAGCTGGTGAGGAGCCCGGATGGAGGTGTGGAGGAAAAACCGGTGCCTAGAGAGTTGCAGGACAAACAGGTTTTAACGGATGAGCAAATTAGGGAACTGGCGAAATACGCGGTAGCCATTGAGAAGCACTACGCCCGGCACATGGACATTGAGTGGGCGTTAGATGAGAGGGGGGACAAGCTTTGGATACTGCAAGCTAGGCCTGAAACCGTGTGGAGCGTTAAAGAGCCTGAAGCAAAGGCGGCCACTGCTACAGACCGCCGGGTCATCGTTAAAGGTTTACCAGCCTCTCCGGGGCTGGCCGCTGGCAAAGCCCATGTGATAAGGTCTGTGCAAGAAATTAACGAGTTTAAACCCGGCGAGATCCTGGTAACCGAGATGACCGCGCCTGACTGGGTTCCAGCGATGAGAAAAGCGAAGGCGATTATCACCAACAGTGGAGGTATGACCTGCCACGCCGCCATCGTCAGCCGTGAGCTAGGCATCCCATGCATCGTTGGCACGGCGAGTAAGGGAACCCCGGGAACTGAGACAATAAAAAACATGATGGACATCACGGTAGACGCCACTAATGGCGTAGTCTACGAAGGCATATTGGAGGAGGTTGCAGTAACGCCTAAGGTTGAGGCTCGATCAACTGTTTCTCCATCGATCGTTGAATCATACCCTGTCACGGGAACAAAGATCCTTGTGAACTTAGGGGAACCTGAAATAGCGGAGAAGGTTTCTAAGCTTCCATGCGACGGCGTAGGCCTGATGAGAGAAGAATTTATATGGGCCTCAGAAATCGGGGAGCACCCCCTATATTTGATTGAAACCGGCCAGCCTGAGAAGGTTGTAGACAAGCTGTCTGAAGGCATCAGAAGGGTATGTCAGGCGATGAACCCAAGGCCTGTTGTATTGAGGTTCAGCGACTTCAAGTCCAGCGAATACCGAGAGTTGAAGGGTGGGGAAAAATACGAGCCTGAGGAGCCTTCCTCGCTACTGGGATGGAGAGGCGCTTCAAGATACTATCACCCAAGATATAAGGAAGCCTTCAAACTGGAGGTGAAGGCCGTTAAAAAGGTAAGGGACGAGTATGGGTTGAAAAACCTGTGGGTCATGATACCGTTTGTGAGAACGGTTGAAGAAGCGAGTAGGGTGCTGGAGATACTGAGAGAAGAGGGACTGGAGAGAGGCCCAGACTTTAAAGTATGGCTCATGGCCGAAATCCCCAGCAACGTGATCTTGGCGGACAAGTTCAACAAGTTTGTAGACGGTTACAGCATCGGATCCAACGACTACACTATGCTCGTCCTAGGATGCGACAGGGATAACGCGGAAGTCGGATCCATATTTGACGAAAGAGACCTAGCGGTGAAGAGGTCCATCAAACATCTAATAGACGTGGCCCACAGGGATGGTAAAACCGTTTCCATATGCGGTCAAGCCCCAAGCGTCCACGGCCCAGACTTCATACGATTCCTTGTGGAAAGCGGAATAGACTCCATATCCGTTAACCCAGACGCCGTAGTACAGGTTAGAAAATGGGTCGCGAGCATAGAGCAAAGGTTGCTGCTGGAAAAAGCTTTGGGCAGAGGTGTGAGGGAAGACCCAGATTTAGAGTGGAATCCAAATTGA
- a CDS encoding DNA primase large subunit PriL has protein sequence MISISELAKYPFLPEAADHVRELGVKIDELDSPLYEKVLERAEERILEALAPQSIDEKYVDDRVELLSFPVALMMLSWMRNDLLNRRFAVKEAKRAYERLRLEPTEKLKQYSLAFEWDAQTSNLKEEELLLSFPDYLKASSKIKESHWKLVNRPVIRGYVYLGKVDFARLMQEEIASTIHRKIAALSPVLTKSLEERVKELSKRVEETLKPLSETPAPGRLTLSMIPPCVKSLYDAVTAGRNISHIERFTLTTFLVKMGLKLEDLLGLFKPLPDFDEEKARYQIEHIMGVRGSRRKYAPPACKTLKTHGLCRNPDETCLKITHPLGYYRRKVGKLRGG, from the coding sequence ATGATATCGATTTCCGAGCTCGCCAAATACCCTTTCCTACCCGAAGCCGCAGATCACGTGCGGGAGCTGGGAGTAAAGATCGATGAGCTGGACTCCCCTCTATACGAGAAGGTTCTGGAAAGGGCTGAGGAAAGGATATTAGAGGCATTAGCCCCCCAGTCCATCGACGAGAAATACGTTGACGACAGAGTGGAGCTCCTCTCCTTTCCAGTAGCCCTAATGATGCTGAGTTGGATGAGAAACGACCTATTAAACCGAAGATTCGCCGTTAAAGAGGCTAAAAGGGCTTATGAACGCCTAAGGCTTGAGCCCACTGAAAAATTAAAGCAGTACTCCCTTGCTTTTGAATGGGATGCGCAAACCTCAAACCTTAAAGAGGAGGAGTTATTGCTATCGTTTCCAGATTATTTGAAGGCTTCCTCGAAAATTAAAGAATCGCATTGGAAGCTGGTGAACAGACCCGTTATCAGAGGCTACGTATACCTTGGTAAAGTGGATTTTGCCAGGCTCATGCAAGAGGAAATCGCTTCAACTATTCATAGGAAGATCGCCGCCTTAAGCCCGGTTTTAACTAAAAGCCTAGAGGAGAGGGTGAAGGAGCTCAGTAAACGAGTCGAAGAGACTTTAAAACCTCTATCTGAAACACCTGCACCGGGACGCTTGACGCTTTCCATGATTCCCCCCTGCGTCAAAAGCTTATACGACGCGGTTACCGCTGGCCGGAACATATCCCACATAGAGCGTTTCACCTTAACAACCTTTCTCGTGAAAATGGGGTTAAAACTAGAGGATCTGCTTGGACTATTCAAGCCTTTACCAGACTTCGATGAGGAGAAAGCCAGATACCAGATAGAGCACATTATGGGTGTGAGGGGTAGCAGAAGAAAGTACGCCCCTCCGGCTTGTAAAACGTTAAAGACCCATGGATTATGTAGGAACCCTGATGAAACCTGTCTTAAAATTACTCACCCCTTAGGATACTATCGCCGTAAGGTAGGGAAGCTGAGAGGTGGATAA
- a CDS encoding 50S ribosomal protein L16: MKGKNYRIPRGQPYVRGEYIAGSPQSKIVKFIMGNAKGSYEYRLVLQSVRSVQIRHNALEAARISANKVLLDEVGGDGYLLRVRVYPHVILRENKMIATAGADRLQEGMRRAFGKPIGRAARIKAGDPVVEVYVNEPHLEVGKKALKAAASKLPTITRILIEKVEAAKAS; this comes from the coding sequence ATGAAGGGAAAAAATTATAGGATTCCTAGGGGACAGCCATACGTCAGGGGAGAGTACATCGCGGGTTCACCGCAATCCAAGATAGTCAAGTTCATCATGGGGAATGCGAAAGGATCCTATGAGTATAGGCTTGTCCTCCAATCGGTTAGAAGCGTTCAAATTAGACATAACGCCTTGGAGGCGGCTAGAATATCCGCCAACAAGGTTCTGTTGGACGAGGTTGGTGGAGACGGGTATCTCCTAAGGGTGAGAGTTTATCCGCATGTAATCTTAAGGGAAAATAAAATGATAGCCACGGCTGGGGCTGATAGGCTTCAAGAAGGAATGCGAAGGGCCTTCGGTAAGCCCATAGGCAGGGCTGCTAGAATTAAAGCCGGGGACCCCGTAGTAGAAGTATACGTTAATGAGCCCCACCTCGAAGTTGGTAAAAAGGCTTTGAAGGCTGCTGCCTCCAAGTTACCTACCATAACTAGAATCCTTATAGAGAAAGTGGAGGCGGCTAAGGCCTCGTAG
- a CDS encoding transcription factor S, with translation MKFCPECGTVLTPSKRENKIVLKCAKCGHETSKGEKAYAKPKPAEKVIVIGKQAQKIRTLPTARAECPKCGHGEAYYWIVQTRGADESSTQFFRCVKCQYTWREMS, from the coding sequence GTGAAGTTCTGTCCTGAATGCGGCACTGTTCTCACACCTTCAAAACGAGAGAACAAGATCGTTTTAAAGTGCGCGAAGTGTGGTCACGAAACCTCCAAGGGTGAGAAGGCCTACGCTAAGCCGAAGCCCGCGGAGAAGGTCATCGTCATAGGAAAACAAGCTCAGAAGATAAGGACACTGCCCACGGCTAGGGCTGAGTGCCCTAAATGTGGACACGGCGAAGCCTATTACTGGATCGTTCAAACCAGGGGGGCTGATGAATCTTCAACCCAGTTTTTCAGATGTGTTAAATGTCAGTACACTTGGAGAGAAATGTCTTAA